In Streptomyces alboniger, the following are encoded in one genomic region:
- a CDS encoding type II secretion system F family protein has product MNGPGSMGGLFSLPVLYALVCGVAAGGGIALLAIAIRGLPAKPDHEKHKASERASELLRFAGRRGSLAAGVGLVVLLLTRWAVAGIAAGILVFFWDKLFGGAAEERAQMKRVEALAAWTESLRDTIAGAVGLEQAIPASARAAAPVLRPHLDALVDRLRARTPLPEALQILADEIDDASADIIVAALILNAKLRGPGLRQVLGALAKSAREEVDMRQRVMAQRASTRRSVQIVVAVSVAFVLGLSIFNREFVEPYGTPVGQLVLALVCALFALGFWWLRKLSTVETPDRFLVKDEPGVQFVRPRGPATAPDRSQQQSQQGLPGYANSPEGVRR; this is encoded by the coding sequence ATGAACGGACCTGGCTCCATGGGCGGCCTCTTCTCGCTGCCCGTCCTGTACGCACTGGTCTGCGGCGTCGCCGCGGGCGGCGGAATCGCGCTCCTCGCGATCGCGATCCGCGGCCTGCCCGCCAAGCCCGACCACGAGAAGCACAAGGCGAGCGAGCGCGCGAGTGAACTGCTCCGCTTCGCGGGCCGCCGCGGCTCCCTCGCCGCCGGTGTCGGCCTGGTCGTCCTCCTCCTCACCCGCTGGGCGGTGGCGGGCATCGCGGCCGGCATCCTCGTCTTCTTCTGGGACAAGCTCTTCGGCGGCGCCGCCGAGGAGCGCGCCCAGATGAAGCGCGTCGAGGCGCTGGCCGCCTGGACGGAATCGCTGCGCGACACCATCGCGGGCGCGGTCGGCCTGGAACAGGCCATCCCCGCGTCGGCCCGCGCGGCGGCCCCGGTGCTCCGCCCCCACCTGGACGCCCTGGTGGACCGGCTGCGCGCCCGCACCCCGCTGCCCGAGGCCCTCCAGATCCTGGCCGACGAGATCGACGACGCCTCGGCGGACATCATCGTCGCGGCGCTCATCCTCAACGCCAAGCTGCGCGGCCCCGGCCTGCGCCAAGTGCTCGGCGCGCTCGCCAAGTCGGCGCGCGAAGAGGTCGACATGCGCCAGCGCGTCATGGCGCAGCGCGCCTCGACGCGCCGCTCGGTGCAGATCGTCGTGGCCGTCTCCGTCGCCTTCGTCCTCGGCCTTTCCATCTTCAACCGCGAGTTCGTCGAGCCCTACGGCACGCCCGTCGGCCAGCTCGTGCTCGCCCTGGTCTGCGCCCTGTTCGCGCTGGGCTTCTGGTGGCTGCGGAAGCTGTCGACCGTGGAGACGCCGGACCGCTTCCTGGTCAAGGACGAGCCGGGCGTGCAGTTCGTACGCCCCCGGGGCCCGGCCACCGCTCCCGACCGGTCCCAGCAGCAGTCCCAGCAGGGCCTGCCGGGCTACGCCAACTCTCCCGAGGGGGTACGTCGATGA